In Leishmania major strain Friedlin complete genome, chromosome 34, the following proteins share a genomic window:
- the DAT gene encoding dihydroxyacetonephosphate acyltransferase yields MSFPPPRLALPEECKQVVLVAPIDGFTAACACAIATSPLVPLNCRVLVDGIAVKSSSPSSGNDSPHMACSSAESAATARDFMNTVQRVEAKLRASRATRRDVSVTHITQFYYGGVSPKAEEIGPMLHRIHLLGSGALGETNFTASSTDVTAGSGGSSGVPRVADSVFVLVLSAQSLSPDTESGLKAYDILLRRLWSAAGPSQAAETASQQTRVRGSLVILADDVYRTAACAMLSSIAKEVATAVDWVVLLAYAYAMDPPALEFGATEVAVQAASGISLGGTLPVLCAANALGVLRHFPVSRGEPATITPVDVALNAALLGYVWLCHGELPECVECAAEMQYCGLSPAPSHAAAAAETATAMPTQPAQCVTRHRMGSFAVAESRKPGEVSLVWGMVGEYLMSYYGRFADQISAAFPVAGVLTQAPILQFPFSVADWVNFGPEPRAAAYALEGWRAYQQRQRLMEEKVGNAEAAQALKAYVAQMDSVVRYIERTARAAAARDKISAAFAASRRRTASSSFSVPPYRLDDFNVALYHSLLRRLTSHHTLMPYHQCVALVEVDWEAYVSVIARAVLEHLARCVLRSSSGLQHVRSRFHALPVADSANIGSVVRSPPVVSAPDELAPASAAVPSSTKPEAAASAAEAPFAFPEPRRYFTNDFVYRGAERIPPFPSLLHKYFDCFVFLHRVGMTANGWRGDMTPGMTPQVLTSIIAQPNIQRLMTALAAKDGASKKDVEARAKRLLLECGDALNHVHCRTLGLMIRTIFHSIYGRVDVNNGSYERLHRYFAMPRVAVVFAPLHRSYIDFLILSEVLALMRLPLPHIVAGENFLSMGVLATLMRGSGALFMRRSFRDDPLYAALLKEYVRHLVRARRPLEFFIEGARSRTGKTMAPKLGLLKFVCDTFYEPGQQELDDVLIVPVSLSYDEVLEATTHAKELLGVPKPKENPTNMLKARSLLERMHGNIHIHVGEPVSLRSLKQHPRQCPLPLQPKDEQLRDPAAPAAATTSVCKTLDTTPSIAKGSSITPIPLLGTVAWHLVYKLQRNTVITPASMVAAVVECLGPYYCTATTMLKEGIDTTAAAPTAAAAMPLEKVHQGVEWLRGRLRERGAQLSAEASKLNPAGVVTLALTNLYRYIHITDEMSGVTYHPDNVVTRLAVNISTNQLIHVCMNEALVAVVAQAFGFVTTPHRPPSGADGAMLCGVRSVKADVLSNQTQLLQRLLSAEFPNYAEAAPVSFASWLECTVSQLQQCVEEHTVSSQLSGADTHGGTIVHLPVTQYYYFLLQLICPHVEALYTVLAAASALLAAYPGKPFGAAEVVTATQRACYILYAERKLRYIVAANKETLQHYYESLIALSLLQIKRVPITTTPGQSKVNGGVVAYTVGLLGQEAALARLEVLSTQIKALWWHPSAAEGVTIDKAAIQERVLAVYRELTQPSKM; encoded by the coding sequence ATGAGCTTCCCACCACCTCGGCTAGCGCTTCCAGAGGAGTGCAAGCAGGTCGTGTTGGTCGCGCCCATCGATGGCTTCACTGCGGCATGTGCTTGCGCGATCGCCACGTCCCCGCTCGTGCCGCTGAACTGCCGCGTGCTGGTCGACGGCATCGCagtgaagagcagcagcccaTCGTCCGGCAACGATAGCCCCCACATGgcgtgcagctccgccgaatccgctgccaccgcgagAGACTTCATGAACACCGTGCAGCGAGTGGAGGCAAAACTGCGTGCGAGCCGTGCCACACGCCGCGACGTTTCTGTGACACACATAACACAGTTCTACTATGGTGGGGTGTCACCCAAGGCGGAGGAGATCGGGCCGATGCTGCATCGAATTCATCtactcggcagcggcgcacttgGCGAGACGAACTTCACGGCATCCTCAACAGACGTCACTGCGGGATCTGGCGGGAGCAGTGGTGTACCTCGTGTTGCGGATTCTGTGTTTGTGCTGGTGCTGAGTGCGCAGTCGCTGAGCCCAGACACGGAAAGCGGGCTCAAGGCGTACGATATCCTTCTGCGCCGTCTTTGGAGTGCTGCCGGCCCTTCGCAAGCCGCCGAGACCGCTTCTCAACAGACGCGGGTGCGCGGCAGTCTTGTCATTCTCGCTGACGACGTCTATCGCACTGCTGCGTGTGCAATGCTGTCTAGCATCGCGAAGGAGGTCGCCACGGCGGTAGACTGGGTAGTGCTCCTCGCCTACGCATACGCTATGGACCCGCCGGCGCTGGAGTTCGGTGCGACGGAGGTCGCCGTTCAAGCCGCGTCGGGTATTTCACTCGGCGGCACGCTTCCAGTGCTGTGCGCCGCCAACGCCCTCGGCGTGCTCCGGCACTTCCCTGTCAGCCGAGGTGAGCCAGCCACTATTACGCCCGTCGACGTCGCTCTGAATGCCGCCCTCTTGGGATATGTGTGGCTGTGCCATGGCGAGCTGCCAGAGTGTGTAGAGTGTGCCGCGGAGATGCAGTACTGTGGCCTTTCGCCTGCGccctcgcacgccgccgccgctgccgagacggcgacggcaaTGCCAACGCAGCCGGCGCAGTGTGTCACGCGACACCGTATGGGGTCCTTCGCAGTTGCCGAATCACGCAAGCCTGGCGAGGTGTCACTGGTGTGGGGCATGGTGGGCGAGTATCTCATGAGTTATTACGGTCGATTTGCCGACCAGATTTCCGCGGCGTTTCCCGTGGCTGGCGTGCTGACGCAGGCACCGATTCTGCAGTTTCCGTTTAGCGTGGCGGATTGGGTCAACTTCGGGCCGGAGCCGCGCGCGGCTGCCTACGCGCTGGAAGGATGGCGCGCGtatcagcagcggcagcgcctcaTGGAAGAGAAAGTCGGCAatgccgaggcggcgcaggcgctaAAGGCGTATGTGGCACAAATGGACAGCGTTGTCCGCTACATCGAGCGTACtgcacgcgcggcggcagcacgagACAAGATATCCGctgccttcgccgcctcgcgcaggcgtacagcgtcctcgtccttctcAGTTCCGCCATACCGCCTCGATGACTTCAACGTGGCGTTGTATcactcgctgctgcgtcgcctgACATCGCACCACACACTCATGCCCTATCACCAGTGTGTGGCGCTCGTCGAGGTCGACTGGGAGGCGTATGTGTCGGTGATTGCACGGGCAGTGCTTGAGCACCTAGCACGATGTGTTCTGCGGTCTTCATCCGGCTTGCAGCACGTACGGAGTCGCTTCCATGCTCTGCCGGTGGCCGACAGTGCGAACATCGGCAGCGTGGTACGCAGTCCTCCTGTCGTCAGCGCCCCAGACGAGCTGGCGCCTGCGagtgcagcggtgccgtcgtCCACCAagccggaggcggcggcttctGCCGCAGAAGCCCCTTTCGCCTTTCCAGAGCCGCGGCGCTACTTCACCAACGACTTCGTGTACCGCGGTGCCGAGCGCATCCCGCCGTTTCCGTCCCTTCTGCACAAGTACTTCGATTGCTTCGTGTTTCTTCATCGTGTCGGCATGACGGCGAACGGCTGGCGCGGTGACATGACACCTGGCATGACGCCGCAGGTGCTCACCTCAATCATCGCGCAGCCGAACATCCAGCGGCTCATGACCGCTCTGGCTGCCAAAGACGGCGCATCGAAAAAGGACGTGGAGGCCCGGGCAAAGCGTCTTCTGCTGGAGTGCGGCGATGCACTGAATCACGTTCATTGTCGCACGCTGGGTCTCATGATCCGCACGATCTTTCACAGCATCTACGGCCGCGTCGACGTCAACAACGGCTCCTAtgagcgcctccaccgctACTTCGCCATGCCACGCGTGGCCGTCGTCTTCgccccgctgcaccgctctTACATTGACTTCCTCATTCTCTCCGAGGTGCTGGCGCTCATGcggttgccgctgccgcacatCGTGGCTGGAGAAAACTTTCTTAGTATGGGTGTCCTCGCGACCCTGAtgcggggcagcggcgccctCTTTATGCGCCGCTCCTTCCGCGACGACCCGCTGTACGCTGCGCTGTTGAAGGAATATGTGCGGCAcctggtgcgtgcgcgccgccctctcgaGTTCTTCATTGAGGGAGCGCGGAGTCGCACCGGCAAGACGATGGCGCCTAAGCTGGGCCTTCTCAAGTTTGTCTGCGACACCTTCTACGAGCCTGGTCAGCAGGAGCTTGACGACGTGCTCATTGTTCCGGTCAGCCTCTCCTACGACGAGGTACTCGAGGCCACTACACATGCCAAGGAGCTCTTGGGCGTTCCGAAGCCGAAGGAGAACCCGACGAACATGCTCAAAGCCCGAAGTCTACTCGAGCGCATGCACGGCAACATCCACATCCACGTTGGCGAGCCCGTGTCGCTGCGCTCCCTCAAGCAGCACCCGCGGCAGtgcccgctgccgctccagccTAAGGACGAGCAACTCCGAGATCCGGccgcgccagccgccgcaACCACGTCGGTGTGCAAGACACTCGATACCACGCCGTCCATTGCCAAAGGCAGCTCCATCACCCCGATCCCTCtcctcggcaccgtcgcGTGGCACCTGGTGTACAAACTGCAGCGTAACACGGTTATCACCCCGGCATCGATGGTGGCTGCTGTAGTCGAGTGTCTTGGCCCTTACTACTGTACAGCAACGACAATGTTGAAGGAGGGCATTGacaccaccgcggcggcaccgaccgcagcagccgccatgCCGTTAGAAAAGGTTCATCAGGGGGTCGAATGGCTGCGTGGGCGCTtgcgcgagcgcggcgctcAGCTTTCGGCGGAGGCCTCCAAGTTGAACCCTGCTGGGGTCGTGACACTGGCGCTGACCAATCTCTACCGCTACATCCACATCACGGACGAGATGTCAGGCGTGACATACCACCCCGACAACGTTGTCACCAGACTCGCAGTCAACATCAGCACCAACCAGCTCATCCACGTTTGTATGAACGAGgccctcgtcgctgtcgtcgcgcAGGCGTTCGGCTTCGTCACAACGCCGCACCGTCCGCCATCCGGCGCTGACGGGGCGATGCTGTGCGGGGTCCGCTCTGTGAAAGCGGACGTGCTGAGCAACCAGACGCAGCTTttgcagcggctgctgtccGCTGAGTTTCCTAACTACGCCGAAGCAGCACCGGTGAGCTTCGCGTCATGGCTGGAGTGCACTGTAAGCCAACTTCAGCAGTGCGTAGAGGAGCACACCGTGTCCTCCCAACTGTCTGGCGCCGACACGCACGGCGGCACTATTGTACACCTGCCCGTTACGCAGTACTACTACTTCCTCCTTCAACTCATCTGCCCTCACGTGGAGGCGCTCTACAcggtgctggcggctgcgtcggcactgctggcggcgtACCCTGGTAAGCCATTCGGGGCTGCCGAAGTGGtcacggcgacgcagcgaGCGTGTTACATCCTGTATGCGGAGCGCAAGCTGCGCTATATAGTGGCGGCCAAcaaggagacgctgcagcactaCTACGAGAGCCTCAtcgcgctctcgctcttgcAGATAAAGCGCGTGCCCATTACAACGACGCCTGGCCAGTCGAAGGTAAACGGAGGAGTCGTTGCGTACACGGTCGGGTTATTAGGGCaagaggcagcgctggctcGCCTCGAGGTGCTGTCGACACAGATAAAGGCTCTGTGGTGGCACCCCTCTGCAGCAGAGGGGGTGACGATCGACAAGGCAGCCATTCAAGAGCGTGTGCTGGCAGTGTACCGTGAGCTAACACAGCCATCCAAGATGTGA